The Toxorhynchites rutilus septentrionalis strain SRP chromosome 3, ASM2978413v1, whole genome shotgun sequence genome includes a region encoding these proteins:
- the LOC129778058 gene encoding uncharacterized protein LOC129778058, which yields MSDSNSGRGNGNTSSINKRPRLLSFQGPSSESHTIDRPPVAAGPSSSSLEEINVRQQLADLRPEMASWQEAQITACIEDNTINMVLEQYLSFFEARQQGIEAEGVDQADREDMEHEQEVLVEDQAILAAINQRGLQPVQAFETEEEGSSRGEDDDEPGLVPNEMVGRRMDIDQHQGMDLLETAVVAAIQEKGLTSAGAQFGRMEEDNGS from the coding sequence ATGAGTGACAGCAACTCTGGACGAGGCAACGGAAACACCAGTTCCATCAACAAACGCCCTCGGCTGCTTTCGTTCCAAGGGCCGAGCTCGGAATCACATACTATCGATCGCCCCCCGGTTGCAGCGGGTCCTTCGTCAAGTTCACTCGAAGAAATAAATGTGAGACAACAGCTGGCGGATTTGCGTCCCGAGATGGCCAGCTGGCAGGAAGCACAGATCACGGCTTGCATTGAGGACAATACGATTAACATGGTCTTGGAGCAGTATCTTAGTTTCTTCGAAGCGCGACAGCAGGGCATAGAGGCCGAGGGGGTAGACCAAGCGGATAGGGAAGATATGGAGCACGAGCAGGAGGTGCTTGTCGAGGATCAAGCTATTCTGGCCGCCATTAACCAACGGGGTCTCCAGCCAGTTCAGGCGTTCGAAACTGAAGAGGAAGGCAGTTCCAGAGGTGAGGACGATGATGAGCCTGGATTAGTTCCGAACGAAATGGTTGGACGACGAATGGATATAGATCAACACCAGGGAATGGATCTACTCGAAACAGCAGTAGTAGCCGCTATCCAGGAAAAGGGTCTAACCAGCGCTGGGGCACAGTTCGGGCGAATGGAAGAAGACAACGGAAGCTAG